The following proteins come from a genomic window of Miscanthus floridulus cultivar M001 chromosome 2, ASM1932011v1, whole genome shotgun sequence:
- the LOC136535580 gene encoding sulfate transporter 1.3-like, with amino-acid sequence MPQTVSDGGEDDHGADVASRTSSHRRMEHGHGYKVGVPPKKNFLTEFSDAVKETFFADDPLRQYKDQPKSKKIWLGLQHIFPVLDWIRHYSLGKFKGDFIAGLTIASLCIPQDIGYSKLANLPAEVGLYTSFVPPLIYAVMGSSRDIAIGPVAVVSLLLGTLLQNEIDPKTHPLEYRQLAFTATFFAGVTQAALGFFRLGFIIEFLSHAAIVGFMAGAAITIALQQLKGFLGIANFTKKSDIVSVMKSVWGNVHHGWNWQTILIGASFLAFLLVAKYIGKRNKKLFWVSAIAPLTSVIISTFFVYITRADKHGVAIVKNIRKGINPPSSSLIYFTGPYLATGFKIGVVAGMIGLTEAIAIGRTFAALKDYQIDGNKEMVALGTMNIVGSLTSCYIATGSFSRSAVNYMAGCKTAVSNVVMSTVVMLTLLLITPLFKYTPNAILSSIIISAVLGLIDYESAYLIWKVDKLDFLACMGAFFGVIFSSVEYGLLIAVAISLAKILLQVTRPRTVLLGNLPRTTIYRNVEQYPDATKVPGVLIVRVDSAIYFTNSNYVKERILRWLRDEEEQQQDQKLPKTEFLIIDLSPVIDIDTSGINALEELLKALEKSKIQLVLANPGPEVIQKLRSAKFTDMIGEDKIFLTVGDAVKKFAPKVADNV; translated from the exons ATGCCGCAAACGGTGTCTGATGGGGGAGAAGACGACCACGGCGCCGACGTTGCTAGCCGGACGTCATCACACCGCCGCATGGAGCACGGGCATGGGTATAAGGTCGGCGTCCCGCCGAAGAAGAACTTCCTCACCGAGTTCTCTGACGCGGTGAAGGAGACGTTCTTCGCTGACGACCCACTGCGGCAGTACAAAGACCAGCCCAAGTCCAAAAAGATCTGGCTCGGCCTGCAGCACATCTTCCCGGTGCTTGACTGGATCAGACACTACTCCCTCGGCAAGTTCAAGGGTGACTTCATCGCCGGGCTCACCATTGCCAGCCTCTGCATACCCCAG GACATCGGTTATTCTAAGCTTGCTAACTTGCCAGCAGAGGTTGGATTAT ACACTAGCTTCGTGCCGCCTCTGATATACGCGGTGATGGGCAGCTCCAGGGATATAGCCATCGGTCCAGTGGCCGTGGTGTCGCTGTTGCTCGGTACTCTCCTTCAGAATGAGATTGACCCCAAGACACACCCGCTTGAGTACAGGCAGCTAGCGTTCACTGCGACCTTTTTCGCAGGGGTCACTCAggcagcgctcggattcttcag GCTAGGGTTTATCATAGAGTTCTTGTCTCATGCTGCCATTGTCGGATTCATGGCCGGTGCTGCCATCACCATTGCTCTTCAGCAGCTGAAAGGATTCCTTGGAATTGCAAACTTCACCAAGAAATCTGATATTGTATCTGTCATGAAATCAGTTTGGGGAAATGTTCACCATGGG TGGAATTGGCAGACAATACTGATAGGAGCGTCCTTCCTTGCATTCCTTCTGGTTGCCAAGTACATT GGGAAaaggaataaaaagctcttctgGGTGTCTGCAATCGCACCTCTCACTTCGGTGATCATATCCACATTTTTTGTGTACATCACTCGTGCAGATAAGCATGGTGTTGCAATT GTCAAGAACATAAGGAAAGGCATCAACCCACCTTCATCTAGTCTCATATACTTCACTGGCCCATACTTGGCAACAGGATTCAAAATTGGGGTAGTAGCTGGAATGATAGGCCTAACG GAAGCAATTGCAATTGGAAGAACATTTGCTGCCCTCAAGGATTACCAGATAGATGGGAATAAAGAAATGGTGGCTCTAGGAACCATGAACATTGTTGGTTCATTGACTTCTTGCTACATAGCCACAG GTTCTTTCTCACGGTCAGCAGTTAATTACATGGCTGGCTGCAAAACAGCAGTGTCAAATGTTGTTATGTCAACTGTCGTAATGCTTACATTGCTGTTGATCACCCCATTGTTCAAGTACACTCCAAATGCCATCCTTTCCTCAATCATCATATCAGCAGTGCTTGGTTTAATTGACTATGAGTCGGCTTACCTTATCTGGAAAGTTGACAAACTGGACTTTCTAGCATGCATGGGAGCattctttggagtcatattttcaTCAGTGGAGTATGGCTTGCTCATTGCG GTTGCGATATCTCTTGCTAAAATTCTTCTCCAAGTAACACGGCCAAGAACAGTTTTACTTGGAAACCTTCCACGAACAACTATATACAGGAATGTAGAACAATATCCTGATGCTACCAAGGTTCCAGGGGTGCTAATTGTTAGAGTGGACTCAGCTATATACTTCACAAACTCCAACTATGTTAAAGAGAG AATCCTGAGGTGGCTAAGAGACGAGGAGGAGCAACAACAGGACCAGAAGTTGCCAAAAACTGAGTTTCTAATTATTGATCTGTCTC CTGTAATTGATATCGACACAAGTGGAATCAACGCTTTGGAGGAGTTGTTGAAGGCTCTTGAAAAAAGCAAAATTCAG CTGGTTCTTGCCAATCCCGGGCCAGAGGTGATCCAGAAGCTCCGCTCAGCTAAATTCACAGACATGATTGGTGAAGACAAGATCTTCCTCACGGTCGGCGACGCTGTGAAGAAATTTGCTCCCAAGGTGGCGGATAATGTCTGA
- the LOC136537378 gene encoding uncharacterized mitochondrial protein AtMg00810-like — MKLDATLKKMGFKQSAHESAVYRWGSGCNVLLVDIYIDDLIITDAEEQKVEVFKALMKKAFDMSDLGLLYFYLGVEVRQDATGITLCQTHYAKRILELGELLGRKVDVVELKVDSKSAIALAKNPVFHERSKHIRIKYHFIKDCLEDGSIKVSHIATTDQLSVG, encoded by the exons ATGAAGCTCGATGCCACACTCAAGAAGATGGGCTTCAAGCAGAGCGCGCATGAGTCGGCGGTGTACCGGTGGGGTAGTGGATGCAACGTTCTACTGGTCGACATCTACATCGATGACCTCATTATCACCGACGCTGAAGAgcagaaggtggaggtgttcaaggcactgatgaagaaggcgttcgacatgagcgaccttGGCCTCCTCTACTTCTACCTCGGTGTCGAAGTGCGCCAGGACGCTACTGGGATCACCCTCTGCCAAACCCACTATGCCAAGCGCATCCTCGAGCTTGGTG AGCTCCTTGGCAGGAAGgtggatgtggttgagctgaAGGTGGATAGCAAGTCTGCTATAGCTCTAGCCAAGAACCCTGTCTTTCATGAAAGAAGCAAGCACATCCGCATCAAGTACCACTTTATCAAAGATTGCTTGGAGGACGGAAGCATCAAGGTCAGCCACATTGCCACTACTGATCAGTTATCAGTTGGCTGA